One Caretta caretta isolate rCarCar2 chromosome 6, rCarCar1.hap1, whole genome shotgun sequence genomic region harbors:
- the ANO9 gene encoding anoctamin-9: MSDEIQLTHWREHLEPLVPNQMKWDFVLVCDKLKPDSKKEAKRKKFLEELENKGFIIKKIEDKKLFYGVHAPSEIFQKYQFLLRNPDSGLQNHHTQEDVPITTRIHIVNFILQNTEISCEDPFGGKQEQRRGSNPETLQRLIKAKVFEAAFPLHEQGEPRILLKRNWAQWRKILKEQPIEDIRSYFGEKVALYFVWLGWYTRILFPAAVLGLLVFLYGSFHFDSSHLSKEICEANTTIMCPLCDQNCPFWQLSDTCTYAKVTHLFDNEGTILFAVLMALWATVFLELWKRKRAEVVSNWELYWWDEDEEELALQLINNPEHTLKEYQHSYIRSTILLLLVLLMITVLIGIAHGLVIYRVVATVVFTQSNFEFIRERASTVAVMTGAVLHYITIIIMTKVNRRVALFLCDLETPRTFSERENIFTVKIFTFQFFTYFSSLIYIAFFLGRINGRPGNYVRVAGKWRLEECHPSGCITDLFIQMAIIMTLKQTLNNLVEYLTPWLKLRFLESLANPTNKDKVHTEKGPQDSCKEQWLKNYQLSEVNVFSLFDEFLEMMIQYSFTTIFVAAFPLAPLLAFFNNLFEIRLDAIKMVQLHRRIVPRKAKDIGIWLQVLEAIGILAVIGNGLVIAITSDFIPMQVYKYTYSPCKLQNRTDINCLTGYINNSLSVFRVQDFERQMKLPEKLPDFMRSEITECRYRDYRNSDDYNYSVQFWHVFAARLAFLILFEHVALCIKLIAAWYVPDIPQSVKNKHLKKKYENLQRELSIMDRSTEV; encoded by the exons AAAATCGAGGACAAGAAACTATTCTATGGGGTCCATGCCCCGAGTGAAATCTTCCAAAAATACCAATTTCTGCTGAGGAATCCAGACAGTGGGTTGCAGAATCACCACACGCAGGAGGatgtgcccatcaccaccag GATACATATCGTCAACTTTATCCTGCAGAACACGGAGATTTCTTGTGAGG ATCCCTTTGGCGGCAAACAGGAGCAGCGGCGGGGCAGCAACCCAG AGACACTCCAAAGGCTGATAAAGGCGAAGGTCTTTGAGGCAGCATTCCCACTGCATGAG CAAGGAGAGCCGAGAATATTACTGAAGAGGAATTGGGCCCAATGGAGAAAGATACTGAAGGAACAGCCAATTGAGGATATCAG GAGTTATTTTGGGGAGAAGGTGGCCCTGTATTTTGTCTGGCTAGGCTGGTACACCCGCATCctgttcccagctgctgtgcTGGGCCTGCTTGTCTTCCTGTATGGGAGCTTTCATTTTGATTCCAGTCACCTCAG CAAAGAGATCTGTGAAGCCAACACCACCATCATGTGCCCGCTCTGCGACCAGAACTGCCCGTTCTGGCAGCTGTCAGATACTTGCACCTATGCCAAG GTCACTCACCTGTTTGACAACGAGGGGACGATTCTCTTTGCAGTGCTCATGGCTCTCTGGG CCACCGTGTTCCTGGAGCTGTGGAAGAGGAAAAGGGCTGAGGTGGTCAGTAACTGGGAACTGTACTGGTGGGATGAAGATGAG gagGAGCTGGCCTTGCAGCTGATCAATAACCCCGAGCATACCCTCAAAGAGTACCAGCACTCTTATATCCGCAGCACTATCCTGCTTCTCTTAGTCCTGCTTATG ATCACCGTGCTCATTGGCATCGCCCACGGTCTCGTCATCTACCGGGTGGTGGCGACTGTCGTCTTCACCCAAAGCAACTTCGAGTTCATCCGAGAACGGGCCAGCACCGTGGCGGTGATGACGGGGGCCGTGCTGCATTacatcaccatcatcatcatgacCAAG GTGAACAGGCGTGTGGCGCTCTTTCTCTGTGACCTGG AGACTCCGCGGACGTTCTCGGAGCGTGAGAACATCTTCACTGTGAAAATCTTCACCTTCCAGTTCTTCACCTACTTCTCCTCGCTGATCTACATCGCCTTCTTCCTGGGAAG GATTAACGGCCGTCCTGGGAACTATGTGCGCGTAGCTGGCAAGTGGAGGCTGGAGGAG TGCCACCCCAGTGGCTGCATCACTGATCTCTTTATCCAGATGGCCATCATAATGACCCTCAAGCAGACCCTGAATAACTTGGTGGAGTACCTCACCCC CTGGCTAAAATTAAGGTTCCTAGAGTCGCTTGCCAACCCAACGAACAAAGACAAAGTTCACACAGAGAAAGGACCCCAGGACTCCTGCAAGGAGCAGTGGCTCAAGAACTACCAACTCAGCGAGGTCAATGTCTTCAGTTTGTTCGACGAGTTCTTGGAAATGA TGATCCAGTACAGCTTCACCACCATCTTTGTGGCTGCCTTCCCCCTCGCCCCGCTACTGGCCTTCTTCAATAACCTCTTTGAGATCCGGCTGGATGCCATCAAGATGGTGCAGCTGCACAGGCGCATAGTGCCTAGGAAAGCCAAAGACATCG GCATCTGGCTGCAGGTTCTGGAGGCCATTGGTATTTTGGCCGTCATTGGCAACGGCCTGGTGATCGCCATCACCTCAGACTTCATCCCCATGCAGGTCTACAAATACACGTACAGCCCCTGCAAGCTGCAGAACCGCACTGATATCAA CTGTTTGACAGGTTACATCAACAACAGCCTCTCGGTGTTCCGTGTCCAGGACTTTGAGAGGCAGATGAAGCTGCCCGAAAAGCTTCCAGATTTTATGAGGAGTGAGAtcacagaatgcag GTACCGGGATTACAGGAACTCTGATGACTACAACTACTCTGTTCAGTTCTGGCACGTTTTCGCAGCCCGGCTCGCCTTCCTTATTTTGTTTGAG CACGTGGCTCTGTGCATCAAGTTGATTGCAGCCTGGTATGTACCGGACATCCCCCAATCGGTTAAGAATAAGCACCtgaagaaaaaatatgaaaatctaCAGAGAGAACTCAG CATAATGGATCGCTCTACAGAAGTGTAG